From Novosphingobium decolorationis, one genomic window encodes:
- a CDS encoding alpha/beta fold hydrolase, with the protein MNLLFAHGWGFDAAFWEPLAALLPEHAHVFDDRGYFGAPTPAEIEGPCLAVTHSFGTMRVLSDPPPGLVGIVAFNGFDRFSARTGRAGVPVRVIDRMLRRFIQSPETVLAEFRATCGDTAPVPTPVPDPLREDLLRLRDGECPTPAVPLTSVQGRADPLLAREMRESVFPRGEVRRVSHAGGHLLPVEDPAFCAETVRAMVGALVA; encoded by the coding sequence GTGAACCTTCTCTTCGCCCACGGCTGGGGCTTTGATGCCGCCTTCTGGGAGCCGCTCGCCGCCCTCCTGCCCGAGCACGCGCACGTGTTCGACGACCGCGGCTATTTCGGCGCGCCCACCCCGGCGGAAATCGAAGGCCCCTGCCTTGCCGTGACGCACAGCTTCGGCACCATGCGCGTTCTTTCCGATCCGCCGCCGGGCCTTGTCGGCATCGTCGCCTTCAACGGCTTCGACCGCTTCAGCGCGCGCACCGGACGCGCCGGGGTCCCTGTTCGCGTGATCGACCGCATGCTGCGCCGCTTCATCCAGAGCCCCGAGACCGTGCTTGCCGAATTTCGCGCGACCTGCGGCGATACGGCGCCGGTGCCCACGCCCGTCCCTGATCCCCTGCGCGAAGACCTGCTGCGTCTGCGCGACGGCGAATGCCCGACGCCTGCCGTCCCGCTCACGTCGGTTCAGGGCCGCGCCGATCCGCTCCTTGCGCGCGAGATGCGTGAGAGCGTCTTTCCACGCGGCGAAGTGCGCCGGGTGAGCCATGCAGGCGGCCATCTCCTCCCGGTCGAGGACCCGGCCTTCTGCGCCGAGACGGTGCGCGCCATGGTCGGCGCGCTGGTCGCCTGA
- the bioD gene encoding dethiobiotin synthase translates to MTDLPSARHTLIVTGTDTEIGKTVFAAALAGALGAHYWKPVQAGVEPEDAFGETDALRVAGLARLAREKILPEAYRLATPCSPHLAAEIDGVEIDPARLALPAVSGPLVVEGAGGVHVPISRRETYADQFVRWRAPVILVARTQLGTINHTLLSLEALRARAIPVLGVAFVGEEVKDSEDIICAMSGAKRLGRLPRLDPLSPEALAAAFAANFNLEDFAP, encoded by the coding sequence ATGACCGACCTGCCTTCCGCCCGCCACACCCTGATCGTCACCGGCACCGACACCGAAATCGGCAAGACGGTCTTTGCCGCCGCGCTGGCAGGCGCCCTTGGTGCGCACTACTGGAAGCCGGTGCAGGCCGGCGTCGAGCCCGAAGACGCCTTTGGCGAAACCGACGCGCTGCGCGTCGCAGGGCTGGCCCGGCTGGCGCGCGAAAAGATCCTGCCCGAGGCCTATCGCCTGGCCACCCCCTGCTCGCCCCACCTCGCCGCCGAGATCGACGGGGTGGAGATCGACCCGGCGCGTCTGGCGCTCCCCGCCGTGTCCGGCCCGCTGGTGGTCGAGGGCGCGGGCGGCGTCCACGTCCCCATCTCGCGGCGCGAAACCTACGCCGACCAGTTCGTGCGCTGGCGCGCGCCGGTGATCCTGGTCGCCCGCACGCAGCTGGGCACGATCAACCACACGCTACTCTCGCTCGAAGCGCTGCGCGCCCGCGCTATCCCTGTGCTCGGGGTTGCCTTCGTGGGCGAGGAAGTGAAGGACAGCGAGGACATCATCTGCGCCATGAGCGGCGCGAAGCGGCTGGGCCGCCTGCCGCGCCTCGATCCGCTCAGCCCCGAGGCGCTGGCCGCCGCCTTCGCCGCGAACTTCAACCTGGAGGACTTCGCCCCATGA
- a CDS encoding FIST N-terminal domain-containing protein, with protein MQIQLEHGDTPLLTCSSRAADVASVVADLAAAVGTMELAGALLFCSNRFPRDELAKALREGLPGVPLIGCTSAGELTDRGYDTETVVLVGFPAESFSMVSLRFDALDHFDPQEAQGAIRQLVAGARLDHAAVQDVHQVALFFVDGLSHREELLTMTAQHALGDIQLIGGSSGDGLSFSETGVLHEGRFHGDCAVIAVLTSRRPMHVFCESPYRPGPARMVITEADPQTRTVYEINAAPAAEEYVRLTGQTPDALDAHFFAAHPPMVRTGGQYHVRSIQSANPDGSLTFYCAIDTGVVLTIGEPIERIAWMNELIGKVSQRIGTIDHVTGFDCVLNRLDAEDRQIVRELSRLYVDNKIIGFNTYGEQFLAAHMNQTFSGLAIGR; from the coding sequence ATGCAGATCCAGCTGGAGCATGGCGATACGCCCCTTCTGACCTGTTCCTCGCGCGCGGCCGATGTGGCCAGCGTCGTGGCCGATCTTGCCGCCGCTGTCGGCACGATGGAGCTGGCGGGCGCGCTCCTGTTCTGCTCCAACCGTTTCCCGCGCGATGAACTTGCCAAGGCCTTGCGCGAAGGGCTGCCCGGCGTGCCCCTGATCGGTTGCACCAGTGCAGGCGAACTGACCGACCGGGGCTACGACACCGAAACCGTGGTGCTTGTCGGCTTTCCGGCGGAGAGCTTTTCGATGGTATCGCTGCGCTTCGATGCGCTCGACCATTTCGACCCGCAGGAAGCGCAGGGCGCGATCCGCCAGCTGGTGGCCGGGGCACGGCTCGACCATGCCGCGGTCCAGGACGTGCACCAGGTCGCGCTTTTCTTCGTCGATGGGCTCTCGCACCGCGAGGAACTGCTCACGATGACCGCGCAGCACGCGCTGGGCGACATCCAGCTGATCGGTGGGTCGAGCGGGGATGGCCTCTCCTTCAGCGAGACCGGCGTGTTGCACGAAGGGCGTTTCCATGGGGACTGCGCGGTGATCGCGGTGCTCACCAGCCGCCGCCCGATGCACGTCTTTTGCGAAAGCCCCTATCGGCCCGGCCCCGCGCGCATGGTCATCACCGAGGCCGATCCCCAGACGCGCACCGTCTACGAGATCAACGCCGCGCCCGCCGCCGAGGAATACGTGCGCCTCACCGGCCAGACGCCCGATGCGCTCGATGCGCATTTCTTCGCCGCGCACCCGCCCATGGTGCGCACGGGCGGGCAGTACCACGTGCGCTCGATCCAGTCGGCCAACCCGGACGGTTCGCTCACCTTCTACTGCGCCATCGACACCGGCGTCGTCCTCACCATCGGCGAGCCGATCGAGCGCATTGCCTGGATGAACGAGCTGATCGGAAAGGTGTCCCAGCGCATTGGCACGATCGATCACGTGACCGGCTTTGACTGCGTGCTCAACCGTCTGGACGCCGAGGACCGCCAGATCGTGCGCGAACTCTCCCGGCTCTACGTCGACAACAAGATCATCGGTTTCAACACCTATGGTGAGCAATTCCTCGCAGCGCACATGAACCAGACCTTCAGTGGTCTGGCGATAGGGCGCTGA
- a CDS encoding DUF779 domain-containing protein encodes MTDTTPPPRICATAEAEDWILRLRAQHGPLMFHQSGGCCDGSAPMCFPAGEFRVGGQDVRLGTLVGDTPVWIGAAQFEYWRHTQVTIDVVPGRGSGMSLEAPEGVRFVIRSRVFTDAENAALEAAGAPPRGDAAVS; translated from the coding sequence ATGACCGACACGACACCTCCCCCGCGCATTTGCGCAACCGCTGAGGCCGAGGACTGGATACTGCGCCTGCGCGCGCAGCATGGCCCTCTCATGTTCCACCAGTCGGGCGGGTGCTGCGATGGGTCGGCGCCGATGTGCTTTCCGGCAGGCGAGTTTCGCGTGGGCGGGCAGGACGTACGGCTGGGCACGCTGGTGGGCGATACCCCGGTCTGGATCGGGGCGGCGCAGTTCGAATACTGGCGCCACACGCAGGTGACCATCGATGTCGTGCCTGGGCGCGGTTCGGGCATGAGCCTGGAGGCGCCCGAGGGAGTGCGTTTCGTGATCCGCAGCCGTGTTTTCACCGACGCGGAAAACGCTGCGCTCGAAGCCGCCGGTGCGCCGCCGCGCGGCGATGCCGCAGTGTCCTGA
- the adh gene encoding aldehyde dehydrogenase → MLEQAMSKFSGESLIRDKFDNFIGGKWVAPVKGQYFDNVSPVTGQVVCQVARGTAEDIELALDAAHAAKDAWGKASSTERSNTLLKIADRLEANLDKLALVETIDNGKPIRETTAADVPLAIDHFRYFAACVRAQEGSIGEIDHDTVAYHFHEPLGVVGQIIPWNFPLLMAAWKLAPALAAGNCVVLKPAEQTPMSILVLAEMIADILPAGVLNIVNGFGVEAGKPLATNKRIAKIAFTGETTTGRLIMQYASENLIPCTLELGGKSPNIFFEDVMAQDDDFLDKALEGFAMFALNQGEVCTCPSRALVHESIYDAFIEKAIKRVEAIKLGSPLDPATMIGAQASNDQMEKILSYIQIGKDEGAKVLTGGERALHEGDMAQGYYVQPTVLEGHNKMRIFQEEIFGPVLSVTKFSTEEEALSIANDTLYGLGAGVWTRDGTRAYRFGRGIQAGRVWTNCYHMYPAHAAFGGFKQSGIGRENHKMMLDHYQQTKNLLVSYSPKALGFF, encoded by the coding sequence ATGCTGGAGCAGGCCATGAGCAAGTTCTCGGGTGAATCGCTGATCCGGGACAAGTTCGACAATTTCATCGGCGGCAAATGGGTCGCGCCCGTGAAGGGGCAGTACTTCGACAATGTCTCGCCCGTCACCGGACAGGTGGTGTGCCAGGTGGCGCGCGGTACGGCCGAGGACATCGAGCTCGCGCTCGATGCCGCGCACGCGGCGAAGGACGCCTGGGGGAAAGCCTCCTCGACCGAGCGCTCCAACACGCTGCTGAAAATCGCCGACCGGCTGGAAGCCAACCTCGACAAGCTCGCGCTGGTCGAGACCATCGACAACGGCAAGCCGATCCGCGAGACGACCGCGGCCGACGTGCCGCTGGCGATCGACCACTTCCGCTACTTCGCGGCCTGCGTGCGCGCGCAGGAAGGCTCCATCGGCGAGATCGACCACGACACCGTGGCCTATCACTTCCACGAGCCGCTGGGCGTCGTGGGCCAGATCATCCCGTGGAACTTCCCGCTGCTGATGGCGGCCTGGAAGCTTGCTCCGGCGCTGGCGGCAGGCAATTGCGTGGTGCTCAAGCCCGCCGAGCAGACCCCGATGTCGATCCTCGTGCTCGCCGAGATGATCGCCGACATCCTGCCCGCGGGCGTCCTCAACATCGTCAACGGCTTTGGCGTCGAGGCGGGCAAGCCGCTCGCCACCAACAAGCGCATCGCCAAGATCGCGTTTACCGGGGAGACGACCACCGGCCGCCTCATCATGCAGTACGCGAGCGAGAACCTCATTCCCTGCACGCTCGAGCTGGGCGGCAAGAGCCCCAACATCTTCTTCGAGGATGTGATGGCGCAGGACGACGATTTCCTCGACAAGGCGCTCGAAGGCTTTGCCATGTTCGCGCTCAACCAGGGTGAGGTCTGCACCTGCCCGAGCCGCGCGCTGGTGCACGAATCGATCTACGATGCCTTCATCGAGAAGGCGATCAAGCGGGTCGAGGCGATCAAGTTGGGCAGCCCGCTCGATCCCGCCACGATGATCGGCGCACAGGCCTCGAACGACCAGATGGAGAAGATCCTCTCCTACATCCAGATCGGCAAGGACGAGGGCGCCAAGGTCCTCACCGGCGGCGAACGCGCGCTCCACGAGGGCGACATGGCGCAGGGCTACTACGTGCAGCCCACCGTGCTCGAAGGCCACAACAAGATGCGCATCTTCCAGGAGGAGATCTTCGGGCCGGTGCTGTCGGTGACCAAGTTCTCGACCGAGGAAGAGGCGCTCAGCATCGCCAACGACACGCTCTATGGCTTGGGCGCCGGTGTCTGGACCCGCGACGGCACGCGCGCCTACCGCTTTGGCCGTGGCATCCAGGCCGGGCGAGTGTGGACCAACTGCTACCACATGTACCCCGCCCACGCGGCCTTCGGCGGCTTCAAGCAGTCGGGCATCGGGCGCGAGAACCACAAGATGATGCTGGACCACTACCAGCAGACCAAGAACCTGCTTGTCAGCTACAGCCCCAAGGCGCTCGGCTTCTTCTGA
- a CDS encoding DUF4169 family protein yields MAEIVNLRMARKAKARADARAQAEEARARHGATKATREKTSAEIARLERTVEGARRKKDTD; encoded by the coding sequence ATGGCCGAGATCGTCAACCTTCGCATGGCCCGCAAGGCGAAGGCCCGCGCCGATGCCCGCGCGCAGGCCGAGGAAGCGCGCGCCCGTCATGGCGCCACCAAGGCAACGCGCGAGAAGACATCGGCGGAGATCGCCCGGCTGGAGCGCACTGTCGAGGGCGCCCGCCGCAAAAAGGACACCGACTGA
- a CDS encoding ATP-binding protein, which translates to MSANIVIGDGPHGQPTEIDIKELLATRLLVQGNSGSGKSHLLRRLLEESASLVQQIVIDPEGDFVSLAEEFGHVVIDGAAYGEAEIVKLGARIRQHRASVVLALDELEIDSQMKCAAQFLNALFDAPRDQWYPALVVVDEAQMFAPAAAGEVSEEARRISLGAMTNLMCRGRKRGLAGVIATQRLAKLAKNVAAEASNFLMGRTFLDIDMARAADLLGMERRQAEEIRDLGRGQFLGLGPAISRRPVKTQIGSVKTGAKSVTPGLMPLPEASTEDMRELLHDNLHVEPEKPDFVRPVRRRMEMEELDQSIASGPAAEALPPRPERPEPEPEENRAAMLEILNAMARDEDSLFQSSTTLFQDFTIRCRMKGISVRSLDATMFRRGFAAAVAGIEDPEDERWFDLVNLAKHVPDDALAPFYVIARAAMDNEPCPDDDRLAKIYGTSSPRRIQRLLDYLEKDGLIVVRTDFAGKRSVGVPDLGVTTAAVEA; encoded by the coding sequence GTGAGCGCGAATATCGTCATCGGCGACGGGCCACACGGCCAGCCGACAGAGATCGACATCAAGGAACTTCTGGCGACCCGCCTGCTGGTGCAGGGCAATTCCGGGTCCGGGAAGTCGCATCTGCTGCGCCGCCTGCTCGAAGAGAGCGCCAGCCTTGTCCAGCAGATCGTGATCGACCCCGAAGGCGACTTCGTCAGCCTGGCCGAGGAATTCGGCCACGTCGTGATCGACGGCGCGGCCTATGGCGAGGCCGAGATCGTCAAGCTCGGCGCACGCATCCGCCAGCACCGCGCCTCGGTCGTGCTCGCGCTCGACGAGCTGGAAATCGACAGCCAGATGAAGTGCGCGGCCCAGTTCCTCAACGCCCTGTTCGATGCCCCGCGCGACCAGTGGTACCCCGCGCTCGTCGTCGTCGACGAGGCGCAGATGTTCGCCCCCGCCGCGGCGGGCGAAGTCTCCGAAGAGGCGCGCCGCATTTCGCTCGGTGCCATGACCAACCTCATGTGCCGTGGGCGCAAGCGCGGCCTGGCCGGCGTCATCGCGACGCAGCGCCTTGCCAAGCTCGCCAAGAACGTGGCCGCCGAGGCTTCCAACTTCCTGATGGGCCGCACCTTCCTCGACATCGACATGGCCCGCGCGGCGGACCTGCTGGGCATGGAGCGCCGCCAGGCCGAGGAAATCCGAGACCTGGGACGCGGCCAGTTCCTCGGGCTTGGCCCTGCGATCTCGCGCCGCCCGGTCAAGACGCAGATCGGTTCGGTCAAGACCGGTGCCAAGTCGGTGACGCCCGGCCTCATGCCGCTCCCTGAAGCCTCCACCGAGGACATGCGCGAGCTGCTCCACGACAACCTGCACGTCGAGCCGGAAAAGCCCGACTTCGTGCGGCCCGTACGCCGCCGCATGGAAATGGAGGAGCTCGACCAGAGCATCGCATCGGGCCCCGCCGCCGAGGCCCTGCCCCCGCGCCCCGAACGCCCCGAGCCCGAGCCCGAGGAAAACCGCGCCGCCATGCTCGAGATCCTGAACGCGATGGCGCGCGACGAGGACAGCCTGTTCCAGTCCTCGACCACGCTGTTCCAGGACTTCACGATCCGCTGCCGGATGAAGGGCATCTCGGTGCGCAGCCTTGATGCAACGATGTTCCGCCGGGGCTTTGCCGCCGCCGTCGCGGGAATCGAGGACCCTGAGGACGAACGCTGGTTCGACCTTGTGAACCTGGCCAAGCACGTCCCCGACGACGCGCTTGCCCCGTTCTACGTCATCGCCCGCGCGGCGATGGACAACGAGCCGTGCCCGGACGATGACCGGCTCGCCAAGATCTACGGCACCAGTTCGCCGCGCCGCATCCAGCGTCTGCTCGATTACCTCGAAAAGGACGGGCTGATCGTGGTGCGCACCGACTTTGCGGGCAAGCGCTCGGTCGGCGTGCCCGATCTGGGCGTGACAACCGCCGCCGTCGAGGCGTAA
- a CDS encoding NAD(P)H-binding protein: protein MNVFIIGAAGKVGSRLVPLLADAGHVPLAMHRKSEQAQILADKGAKPVAGDITALTVDELAELMESADAVVFSAGAGGAGYDLTQAVDGDGLVKAVAAARKAGATRFLLVSAFPEAGRDAEPKEGLENYMRIKKLTDAHLSQSDLDWVIVRPGTLSSEGGDGKVALGLALPYGNVSRDHVAQVLAGILERPQLSRVILELTDGDTPVGDALDAMA, encoded by the coding sequence ATGAACGTCTTCATCATCGGTGCCGCTGGCAAGGTCGGCTCGCGTCTCGTCCCCCTGCTGGCCGATGCGGGCCATGTGCCGCTGGCCATGCACCGCAAGAGCGAACAGGCGCAGATCCTCGCCGACAAGGGTGCCAAGCCGGTGGCGGGCGACATCACCGCGCTTACCGTCGATGAGCTGGCCGAGCTTATGGAGAGCGCCGATGCGGTGGTCTTCTCGGCCGGCGCGGGCGGGGCGGGCTACGACCTCACCCAGGCGGTCGATGGTGACGGGCTGGTCAAGGCCGTCGCAGCCGCGCGCAAGGCGGGGGCCACGCGCTTCCTCCTCGTCTCGGCCTTTCCCGAGGCAGGGCGCGATGCCGAGCCCAAGGAAGGGCTTGAGAACTACATGCGGATCAAGAAGCTGACCGACGCGCACCTCTCGCAGAGCGATCTCGACTGGGTGATCGTGCGCCCGGGCACGCTCAGTTCCGAGGGCGGCGATGGCAAGGTCGCGCTGGGCCTCGCGCTGCCCTATGGCAATGTGTCGCGCGATCACGTGGCGCAGGTTCTGGCCGGGATTCTGGAGCGCCCGCAGCTCTCGCGCGTGATCCTGGAATTGACCGATGGCGATACGCCGGTGGGCGACGCGCTCGACGCAATGGCCTGA
- the bioF gene encoding 8-amino-7-oxononanoate synthase — translation MTRLDPFLTQALARIDTAGQRRTLRPAHLEGAGRIVRAGRTLVDFSSNDYLGLARHPELRARAIAWTQRFGTGSGASRLVTGTSAGQLALEARIARFKHTEAALVFASGWQANATVIPALLAAVPDCVVFTDRLIHASMHAGLASAGVRQVRFRHNDLDHLETLLESKGREAPARLILTESVFSMDGDRADLARLADIAQRHEAALYVDEAHATGVLGPGGTGLTGEVPGRIDLVMGTFSKALGGFGAYVAGSRVLIDYLVNAASGFIFTTAPPPAVLGAIDAALDLVPSLDAERAHLAALGDRLREGLGALGLDCGASSTQIVPAVIGPEGETLALSARLDTAGFLVSAIRPPTVPPGSSRLRIALRAAHSFDDIDALLTALKDAL, via the coding sequence ATGACACGGCTCGACCCCTTTCTGACCCAGGCCCTCGCGCGGATCGACACGGCCGGGCAGCGCCGCACCTTGCGCCCCGCCCATCTCGAAGGCGCAGGCCGGATCGTGCGCGCGGGGCGCACTCTCGTCGACTTCTCCAGCAACGACTACCTCGGCCTCGCCCGCCACCCCGAACTGCGCGCGCGCGCCATCGCCTGGACCCAGCGCTTCGGCACCGGATCGGGCGCCTCGCGCCTCGTCACGGGCACCAGCGCCGGGCAGCTGGCGCTGGAGGCGCGGATTGCCCGCTTCAAGCACACCGAGGCCGCACTGGTCTTTGCGAGCGGCTGGCAGGCCAATGCCACCGTCATCCCCGCGCTGCTGGCCGCCGTGCCGGACTGCGTGGTCTTCACCGACCGGCTGATCCACGCCTCGATGCACGCAGGGCTGGCGAGCGCGGGCGTGCGCCAGGTGCGCTTTCGCCACAACGATCTCGACCACCTCGAAACGCTGCTGGAAAGCAAGGGCCGCGAGGCACCCGCACGCCTGATCCTGACCGAGAGCGTGTTCTCGATGGACGGCGACCGCGCCGACCTTGCTCGCCTCGCCGACATCGCGCAGCGCCACGAGGCCGCGCTCTACGTCGACGAGGCCCACGCGACCGGCGTCCTGGGACCGGGCGGCACCGGCCTCACAGGCGAGGTGCCCGGGCGCATCGATCTCGTCATGGGGACCTTCAGCAAGGCGCTCGGCGGCTTTGGCGCTTATGTCGCAGGCTCGCGTGTCCTCATCGACTACCTCGTCAACGCGGCGAGCGGCTTCATCTTCACCACCGCGCCGCCGCCTGCGGTGCTCGGCGCCATCGACGCCGCGCTCGATCTCGTGCCCTCCCTGGACGCCGAGCGCGCGCATCTGGCCGCTCTGGGCGACCGGCTGCGCGAAGGGCTCGGCGCGCTCGGGCTCGACTGCGGTGCCTCCAGCACGCAGATCGTACCGGCCGTGATCGGCCCGGAAGGCGAGACCCTCGCGCTCTCGGCGCGGCTCGATACGGCCGGGTTCCTCGTCTCGGCGATCCGCCCGCCCACCGTTCCCCCCGGGTCCAGCCGTCTGCGCATCGCGCTGCGCGCCGCCCATTCTTTTGACGACATCGACGCGCTGCTGACAGCGCTCAAGGACGCCTTGTGA
- a CDS encoding fasciclin domain-containing protein, which yields MTQILHRASGLRAGTLTLIGACGLALAGCSGETPASDETGAAVLAEPASDPVPELLDDTDGMETVADALDDTGLAGIFEGNASYTLLAPDDASFAAMGEGGKALMEGEDEAAMAALLKQHLLPGYLTPRDIEGAIGRSDEGSVTITSLAGEDLTFRRNGDAITVTSPDGAEATFKGEALAGGASVAIPVSGLLRQAES from the coding sequence ATGACACAGATTTTGCACCGCGCCTCCGGCCTTCGGGCCGGGACGCTCACGCTGATCGGGGCCTGCGGGCTCGCTTTGGCCGGCTGCTCGGGCGAGACCCCGGCGTCCGATGAAACCGGTGCGGCCGTGCTGGCCGAGCCCGCTTCGGATCCCGTGCCCGAACTCCTGGACGATACGGACGGCATGGAGACCGTGGCCGACGCGCTGGACGATACCGGCCTTGCGGGTATCTTCGAGGGCAACGCCAGCTACACCCTGCTGGCGCCCGACGACGCCAGCTTCGCCGCGATGGGCGAAGGGGGCAAGGCCCTCATGGAGGGCGAGGACGAAGCGGCCATGGCCGCGCTCCTCAAGCAGCACCTGCTTCCCGGCTATCTCACGCCCCGTGACATCGAAGGGGCAATCGGGCGCAGCGATGAGGGTTCGGTCACGATCACCAGCCTGGCCGGTGAGGACCTGACCTTCCGCCGCAACGGCGATGCGATCACCGTGACGTCACCTGATGGCGCGGAAGCCACCTTCAAGGGCGAGGCTCTTGCGGGCGGCGCGAGCGTCGCGATCCCCGTATCGGGCCTGCTACGTCAGGCGGAGAGCTGA
- a CDS encoding adenosylmethionine--8-amino-7-oxononanoate transaminase → MSTPPASSIWHPFTQHGLGEPIPEVTRAQGAVLHLADGRSMIDAISSWWVTTHGHCNPRIMAAIAEQAGKLDQMIFAGWTHGPAEEVARGLRAIMPESLTRVFFSDSGSTSVEVALKMALGYWHWQGEARSRILVMEHSYHGDTIGAMSVGERGVFNQPYDPLLFDVGRIPFPATGCEDATLEALERYCAMGDTAALIVEPLVLGAGGMLFYSADVLAQMRAICARHGVLFIADEVMTGWGRTGTLLACEQAGIEPDILCLSKGLTGGAVPLAVTMASEAIYEAHLSTDRARMFFHSSSYTANPLACAAAAANLAIWREEPVRERITQLSASQASWLDKLGQVYHFDNARSLGTIAALDLKSDGATGYMNDLAPRLMAFFRERSVLLRPLGNTVYVMPPYGITDEELATVWDAIGEAVLSF, encoded by the coding sequence ATGAGCACGCCCCCCGCATCGTCGATCTGGCACCCCTTCACCCAGCACGGCCTGGGCGAGCCGATCCCCGAAGTCACCCGCGCGCAGGGTGCGGTCCTACACCTTGCCGACGGGCGCTCCATGATCGATGCGATCTCATCCTGGTGGGTGACGACGCACGGGCACTGCAATCCCAGGATCATGGCCGCGATCGCCGAGCAGGCGGGCAAGCTCGACCAGATGATCTTTGCAGGCTGGACCCACGGCCCCGCCGAGGAGGTCGCCCGAGGTCTTCGCGCGATCATGCCCGAGAGCCTGACGCGCGTGTTCTTCTCCGATTCCGGATCGACCAGCGTCGAGGTCGCCCTCAAGATGGCCCTCGGCTACTGGCACTGGCAAGGCGAGGCGCGCTCGCGCATCCTCGTCATGGAACACTCCTACCACGGCGACACCATCGGGGCGATGTCGGTGGGCGAACGCGGCGTGTTCAACCAGCCCTACGACCCGCTGCTCTTCGATGTCGGGCGCATTCCCTTCCCGGCCACAGGCTGCGAAGACGCCACGCTCGAAGCGCTCGAACGCTACTGCGCGATGGGCGACACCGCCGCGCTGATCGTCGAGCCGCTGGTACTGGGGGCTGGCGGCATGCTGTTCTACAGCGCCGACGTGCTGGCCCAGATGCGCGCGATCTGCGCACGGCACGGCGTTCTCTTCATCGCCGACGAGGTCATGACCGGATGGGGCCGCACCGGCACGCTGCTGGCCTGCGAACAGGCAGGTATCGAACCCGACATCCTGTGCCTCTCCAAGGGCCTGACGGGGGGCGCGGTGCCGCTCGCGGTGACGATGGCGAGCGAGGCGATCTACGAGGCGCACCTCTCCACCGACCGCGCGCGCATGTTCTTCCACTCCTCCAGCTACACCGCCAATCCGCTCGCCTGCGCCGCAGCTGCCGCGAACCTGGCGATCTGGCGCGAGGAACCGGTGCGCGAACGCATCACGCAGCTGAGCGCCAGCCAGGCATCCTGGCTCGACAAGCTGGGGCAGGTCTACCACTTCGACAACGCACGAAGCCTTGGCACGATTGCCGCGCTCGACCTCAAGAGCGACGGGGCAACGGGCTACATGAACGACCTGGCGCCCCGGCTCATGGCCTTCTTCCGCGAACGCAGCGTGCTGCTGCGCCCGCTCGGGAACACGGTCTACGTGATGCCGCCCTATGGCATCACCGACGAGGAACTTGCCACCGTGTGGGACGCCATCGGTGAGGCCGTCCTGAGCTTCTGA
- a CDS encoding methyltransferase: protein MRVRRDQIARAFSGAHGYEAHAPVQREVARALAARIAALDLPCDLRGLEIGCGTGFLTRELQAAHVTGDWLVTDLSPDMLARCRAALGESSGHRFAPLDGETGTPEGGPFDLLCSSLALQWFTDAPAALARMARWLAPGGHLVVTTLGPATFAEWRAAHEALGLTPGTPAFLPPEAYTQLPGADVTVTHHVQRSADARAFLRSVKAIGAGTAHAAHTPLTPTQLREVMAQFDINGSTATYEVVTIHLTRPPIRTR from the coding sequence TTGCGCGTCCGCCGCGACCAGATCGCCCGCGCCTTTTCGGGCGCCCACGGCTACGAGGCCCACGCGCCGGTCCAGCGCGAGGTCGCCCGCGCATTGGCCGCCCGCATCGCCGCGCTGGATCTGCCCTGTGACCTTCGCGGCCTGGAAATCGGCTGTGGCACCGGCTTCCTGACCCGCGAACTGCAGGCCGCCCACGTCACCGGGGACTGGCTCGTCACCGACCTTTCGCCCGACATGCTCGCACGCTGCCGCGCGGCCCTGGGCGAGAGCTCCGGCCACCGTTTCGCCCCGCTCGACGGTGAGACCGGAACCCCCGAGGGCGGCCCCTTCGACCTTCTCTGCTCCAGTCTGGCCCTGCAGTGGTTTACCGATGCGCCCGCAGCGCTTGCCCGGATGGCCCGATGGCTGGCGCCGGGCGGCCATCTTGTCGTCACCACGCTGGGGCCCGCGACATTTGCCGAGTGGCGCGCCGCGCACGAAGCGCTCGGCCTCACGCCTGGCACCCCCGCCTTTCTCCCGCCCGAAGCTTATACGCAGCTTCCCGGAGCCGACGTCACCGTCACGCACCACGTCCAGCGCAGCGCGGACGCGCGCGCCTTCCTGCGCAGCGTCAAGGCGATCGGTGCAGGCACCGCGCATGCCGCCCACACGCCGCTCACCCCTACGCAACTTCGCGAGGTCATGGCGCAATTCGACATTAACGGATCCACGGCCACCTACGAAGTCGTGACGATCCACCTGACCCGCCCCCCGATCCGGACAAGGTGA